The Anolis carolinensis isolate JA03-04 chromosome 2, rAnoCar3.1.pri, whole genome shotgun sequence genome contains the following window.
TAAGAACAACAAATAGCCATTTCTATAGAAAACCAGCGTAGGAAACTTTATAGGGATACTTTTCCTTGTGGTTAAAAGATGTGCTGGATTTCTCATTCaactgaaataatatttttaaattgcatttcaaCTCTACCTTTGGAATATTTTAGAAGTTTACTTGGAGAGAAGTTCAGGGAATGGTCACATTTTAAGGAAATCTGCCAGCACAGCATCCCTGTCTAGAGCATCTTTTATGGAGATGGTCATTAAAGGACATCCTATTCTATATCAGAAGTGACAATTACTGCTATATCCTTACCATGCATTAATACAGCAATGTGTTAATGGTATTGCTGTATTAATGCATGACATTCTATTTCATTTCCCCTTTGCAATTACTGTATCAAAATATCGGCCATTCAGGGgaactttttaattattttgtctttttttttttaggtgaGACGTGGAATCCCTTAAAATTGCACTACCAGCTAAGAAATGTACGTGAACGGTTAGCTAAAAACCTAGTGGAAAAAGGGGTTTTGACTACAGAGAAACAGAACTTTCTCCTCTTTGACATGACCACACACCCTCTCACCAACAACAACATTAAGCAGCGCCTCATCAAGAAAGTTCAAGAAGCCGTACTTGACAGATGGGTGAATGACCCCCACCGCATGGACAAGCGCTTGCTGGCTCTCATTTATTTAGCCCATGCCTCCGATGTCCTTGAGAACGCTTTTGCCCCCCTTTTGGATGAGCAGTATGACCTAGCCACAAAGAGGGTACGGCAGCTCCTGGATTTAGATCCTGAGGTCGAATGTATGAAGGCCAATACAAACGAGGTCCTGTGGGCTGTAGTAGCAGCCTTCACAAAATAACTGCAATCAAATTGCTCAAGTGTTCTTTTCCCCCATTTCATGTAAATCAGTTGATCTTCAATTGACGATCCATGTTTCTGTCATCTGTACCTCTTCTCATATGATGAAAATCTTCTCTTGTTCATGGGAATGGTAGGTGATGTGTTCTGGTTTTTTTCATGTATGTGTGTTTGCTAAAGAATTTGGCTGGTATAAGAGAGCTTCCTGTTCTTAAACATGCTCAACTGTCCCATTGGCACGCTGTTTCTTATCATGTTTAAGTTACTTTATCTGAATTTTCATTGTACTCCTCTTTCTTCCGCCGGAATAGTTTCATGAAGAAGCATCTCCTAGGACAGAAGCAGAACCTGGTTTCTAGTTGATCCATCTGTTTGATCTGCCTCAGCAGTGTGTGGCAGCACAATTGGGGCCCAAATCATGAAAGCATCTTGAAATCATCAAAAGTAGTTTTGGAGAAGCCTCAGAGAACAGTTTAACAGGCTGTGTTAAATCACCAAGCATTTGAAGCAGGTTGTTACTAAAATGGAGCAGAGAGTAGCACAATAGCAGCACCTGGTAGGCCGTGCTCTTTCTTTCTAGATATTGGTTTGGAAGtacttaaacattttaaaaaatagaaatatctCCCAATTCATTAAAAATACTTGGTTCATTTCATGCATTGTGCTGGTTGTGTTAAATCCTTGCTgtctatttgttttcatttttttaaaaatagctctgAATCCTAAGGTCCAGTTGTTTCACAAAGTTGTTTCAGGATGGGATACATTCCAGTGTAATTGTACATGGTAAGATTTGTGTAATTAGCATACAAATACATCTCACTAATTTTAGTAAATTTCCAAAGTTGAACTAATTGTACACCTAGTGGCCCATTATTTACTTCCAGCCACTTTCTCTTAGTGATAAGATGGGCCTCCTAtaaagtaagtgtgtgtgtgtgtgacacctCTATTATCTTGTGTCTCTGGGGTTTGCACCTTCCAGGTGCAATCTGCCTATGCATTGCCTTTATAAAATGTGTGGTATGATGAGACCATTTTATCATTGctcctttattttcctttggaAGAGTACAGTTCTTGTACCAGTACAATTCTTGAGTGCAGTTTTCAATTTTGTATACAAGTTATTTTTGTGTCTCATGTCATTAATCTACCTAACACTTCAGAAAACAACAGTTGTCCACCTTAGCAAGTGTTGCATGTAAATTGTTGCCAGGTGATTACTACAGTTCAGCAAATTAAGACTTCTGTAGTAGGAAGCTCtactatgttttaatttttatatacaatTATGCTGATTAGCACAttattgtaaaatatataaaCCAGCTTTTTAAAGATTATTACCTCTTTTACCATTGCTTGTTCTGGCTTCATTCACAATGTAAATATTATGTATCGAACAAATTAAAGActgccttttttctctttttgttttcaaataacaGAACACACTAATAGTGGGGCCGGTGTCTAGAAATGTTGGGTTAACACTGAAAGCGGAAAATACTAAATGACATATATAACTGTAGTTGAAAGTTAAAGGGATCCCCAACCTGTATACTAGCTTTTTACCTACAGTAAATAAACTATGATCTTGAAAGTGCCTGAAACAGAGCAAGCATGTGCTTTTGTGCTTTGTGTTCCTCATTATAAAGACCATCATAATATATGAGAGAACGGCAAATTCTGATCAGTGTAATTGAGAAATGATTCTCTCATAACTGGGATAACATAATGTTGTGAGTAGTATGACACTTGCATTTATTTGGAACAGTCTCTTCTTAGTGATTCAAATTAGGGGAGGAAACAAAACATTTGCTCTTTGATCTGACTTGTTGAGCCTTCTTTGATTTTGTAGTGCGAAGGAGAGAATTTAAAGGGATGGTGGAATTCAGGGGTTGGAATGTAACCAGTTGGAACATGAGTTCTCATGCTTTCATATGTACTGGAGCATAGAAAATTAAAATCTATGGACCTTCCTTTTCCCCTAAAAACAGTGATTTCCCCACTCCTAAGAGAATGAATACATCACTCCTATCTAGAATGTTTTCTTCTCTTATATATTCAATTTTGTTTGGAGAGTGGCATACATGTTGCAGGTTTGGAAGACTCTGACAAAGGGATGAGGGATATGTCGATCTCCCAGGTATTTTTAAGATAGGAATCTTTTGGCTGTTCTGcttagggctgatgggaattgcttCAGAAGTTGAAAGGAGCCACTTTTTCTAACATTTTGTACTCTTGATTTAAGGAAATGTATGTTTGTATTGTTGATTCAGCTTCACCTAGTTTTAGATGTACAGTTTTGTTTGGCTATtggtttatttaaagtatttatgtcCTGCTTTTCGGTTCAAAAGGGTATCAGGGATGCTTAAAAATAGTTAATTTGAAAGTTCCCTGCTTTCAAATTTCATGAGATACACACATGAGGAAAAGGGAATGACAGCGAAGGAAGgtactttctcttcttcctctctctctgatGCTGTAGCAGTAACAGATGAGATGGAGGGAAGGTTTTCTTCTGCTGCCGGAATTCTGCTACTCAAAGTCAGGATAGATTTTAAGCTCTCATTCTTGAGCTCTCACTTTGGACAAAACATTGTTTCACACAGAATGCCAAGCTGGTGATACTAAGCATGCTAATTACTCCTCTTCTAGACTTACAGGTACAGTACTACATATTTCGTACACTTCTCATTTCAACCATCCGTTTTTATACAGTCTCTAGATCAGAGCATTATAAACGTTTCATGTTAATGACACGCTTTTTAGACATACATTCTTTCGTGGCACAGTAATTCGGTTTaccagcaaaccagaggttaaaccaacctcttataagaGTTTCACATTGTATATAAGTTTCCCAAAATCTTTACTGTATAAATGAGGTTTATCCATTTATTGGaactcaatcaacaaattgtgcaGATTATAAACCTTTAACAGTATCTACACTTGAACAACATCAGTACTCAACTTCTTTAGGGATTTAACCTCTAtgaaccagaggctggatggtcatctgggAGTTCTTTGTGTTCCTGCTTGGCTGGTTGTACTAGATGCCCTttcagggtctcttccaacccttgtgAAATTTATACTGCCTGGGAGTCCAATAGAGTCTCACCAGGCAGCCTTTGTTTGTGGGGGCAGGAGCAGGGGTGGGCAGCATTTCCCAGGCAACACATCTGCGGAATACAGGCGACACATTAATGTGTTGCGacacacagcttggaaaactctgCTCTAGATATTGTTCCAAATAACACCCCTGATCAACATCATATGCCATAAGATGCAATCCTAAGCCACAGCTTTTCCAACTGTTTTTTCATATCCTGTTTGTAAATTATACATTATAATTTGTTAAATATTGTTGATTTAGACATTATGAAAAAGTGTTGTTTTGTATTACATATGAAGAACCATGTTAAAGATATGTGAACTATTTGAGCCAAAGGAAAGCTATCATGGAATGGAAAATGTGTTTCATGACAAGAATTACCCACAGTGATATCTGACAGCTCTTGCAGTAATTAGCATACATGATGTTCATGTGTTAATGGAAATCTGTGCAACCATATAGGAATAAATCTGATTTTTCCTTAAAATTGCAAATATCTGAGAAAAGTACTGGGTTTTACGTTAAGATACCAATTTTTAGCATTACTAATGTCATAGCAGCCATGTATTAATTAGCTCTCTGTTCCGGTAATATAACTGAAGCATatgtttagaaaatatttttcagataGGAAAGAAAGCTAGGAAATAGATACAGATGTCATTGCTTCTAGTTGTTTTACATACGGTGGACAAGACTAGGAGAAAAGTTTGGAAGTGTATTATAGAAAATACGCTAAAGTAATAACACATTACTTCCAAGCTCTACTAATgcaacataaaataaatagctgCAAGTAAGTTTCTGAAATGCAACATTTCAGAAAGACACTTGAGATACTAGAAAGTGAAACCATAATTCCATTATTGATGTAACTAAAGAATGGAAACCATGATTTCACAGTGTCAATACTGTCGTTTTAAAAACCATGCTTGCAGCaaggaagaaatacagtagagtctcacttatccaagcctcgcttatccaagcttctggattatccaagccatttttgtagtcaatgttttcaatagatcgtgatattttggtgctaaattagtaaatacaataattacagcataacattattgcatattgaactactttttctgtcaaatttgttgtataacaagatgttttgatgcttaatttgtaaaatcataacctcatttgatgtttaataggcctttccttaatccctccttattatccaagatattcgcttatccaagcttctgccagcccgtttagcttggataagt
Protein-coding sequences here:
- the golph3 gene encoding Golgi phosphoprotein 3 isoform X2; protein product: MTSLTQRNSGLVQRRTEASRSAADKERVAGGGLAGGGLGGGSGTGGPEEDGRRDEAGDEEKGDSKETRLTLMEEVLLLGLKDREVICKSDAPTGDVLLDEALKHIKETQPPETVQNWIELLSGETWNPLKLHYQLRNVRERLAKNLVEKGVLTTEKQNFLLFDMTTHPLTNNNIKQRLIKKVQEAVLDRWVNDPHRMDKRLLALIYLAHASDVLENAFAPLLDEQYDLATKRVRQLLDLDPEVECMKANTNEVLWAVVAAFTK